The Falco rusticolus isolate bFalRus1 chromosome 5, bFalRus1.pri, whole genome shotgun sequence genome has a segment encoding these proteins:
- the PICK1 gene encoding PRKCA-binding protein isoform X2: protein MGMAAGMDVSLQNPFPMEGVWNKPFQTNRLHLTKTMFADLDYDIEEDKLGIPTVPGTVTLKKDSQNLIGISIGGGAQYCPCLYIVQVFDNTPAALDGTVAAGDEITGVNGKSVKGKTKVEVAKMIQMVKGEVTIHYNKLQADPKQGKSLDIVLKKVKHRLVENMSSGTADALGLSRAILCNDGLVKRLEELERTAELYKGLTEHTKSLLRAFFELSQTHRAFGDVFSVIGVREPQPAASEAFVKFADAHRNIEKFGIHLLKTIKPSYCLKVKEMDDEEYSCIALGEPLYRVSTGNYEYRLILRCRQEARTRFAKMRKDVLEKIELLDQKHVQDIVFQLQRFVSTMSKYYDDCYAVLRDADVFPIEVDLARTTLNYGQKDTYTDGAEEEEGGSEREGSGKEDTNGEKLIDGV, encoded by the exons GGAGTTTGGAATAAGCCGTTTCAGACAAACAGGCTCCATTTAACCAAAACAATGTTTGCGGATTTGGACTATGATATTGAGGAAGATAAGCT GGGGATCCCCACTGTACCTGGGACAGTGACTCTGAAGAAGGATTCCCAGAACCTGATTGGGATCAGCATTGGGGGAGGAGCCCAGTACTGCCCCTGTCTCTACATTGTCCAG GTATTTGATAACACTCCAGCAGCCTTAGATGGCACCGTAGCAGCTGGTGATGAAATCACAGGAGTGAATGGGAAGTCCGTGAAAGGGAAGACCAAGGTGGAGGTGGCCAAGATGATACAGATGGTAAAG GGAGAAGTGACGATACACTACAACAAGCTTCAGGCCGACCCAAAGCAGGGCAAGTCTTTGGATATTG TATTAAAGAAGGTAAAGCATCGACTGGTAGAGAACATGAGCTCAGGGACAGCGGATGCCCTGGGATTAAGCCGGGCCATACTTTGCAATG ATGGACTAGTGAAGAGATTAGAGGAGCTGGAGAGGACTGCAGAGTTATACAAAG GCTTGACAGAGCACACCAAGAGTCTTCTCAGGGCTTTCTTTGAGCTATCTCAGACACACAGAG CTTTTGGAGACGTTTTCTCTGTCATTGGTGTACGGGAGCCTCAACCAGCTGCCAGTGAAGCCTTTGTGAAATTTGCTGATGCCCATCGCAATATTGAGAAGTTTGGGATTCACCTTCTGAAAACAATTAAGCCG TCTTACTGCCTGAAAGTCAAAGAGATGGATGATGAAGAGTACAGCTGCATT GCTCTGGGTGAACCCCTCTACCGTGTCAGCACTGGGAACTATGAATACCGCCTTATCCTGCGTTGCCGGCAGGAGGCTCGAACACGCTTTGCCAAGATGAGGAAGGATGTGCTAGAGAAAATAGAGCTCCTGGACCAGAAACACG TGCAGGACATCGTGTTCCAGCTCCAGCGTTTTGTCTCCACAATGTCCAAGTACTACGACGACTGCTATGCCGTGCTCCGAGATGCGGACGTCTTTCCCATTGAGGTGGACCTTGCCCGCACTACTCTCAACTATGGGCAGAAGGACACGTACACAGATGGGGcggaagaagaagaaggaggaagcGAGAGAGAGGGTAGCGGGAAGGAGGACACAAATGGTGAAAAGCTCATTGATGGTGTCTGA
- the PICK1 gene encoding PRKCA-binding protein isoform X1 — translation MGMAAGMDVSLQNPFPMEGVWNKPFQTNRLHLTKTMFADLDYDIEEDKLGIPTVPGTVTLKKDSQNLIGISIGGGAQYCPCLYIVQVFDNTPAALDGTVAAGDEITGVNGKSVKGKTKVEVAKMIQMVKGEVTIHYNKLQADPKQGKSLDIVLKKVKHRLVENMSSGTADALGLSRAILCNDGLVKRLEELERTAELYKGLTEHTKSLLRAFFELSQTHRAFGDVFSVIGVREPQPAASEAFVKFADAHRNIEKFGIHLLKTIKPMLTDLNTYLNKAIPDTRLTIKKYLDVKFEYLSYCLKVKEMDDEEYSCIALGEPLYRVSTGNYEYRLILRCRQEARTRFAKMRKDVLEKIELLDQKHVQDIVFQLQRFVSTMSKYYDDCYAVLRDADVFPIEVDLARTTLNYGQKDTYTDGAEEEEGGSEREGSGKEDTNGEKLIDGV, via the exons GGAGTTTGGAATAAGCCGTTTCAGACAAACAGGCTCCATTTAACCAAAACAATGTTTGCGGATTTGGACTATGATATTGAGGAAGATAAGCT GGGGATCCCCACTGTACCTGGGACAGTGACTCTGAAGAAGGATTCCCAGAACCTGATTGGGATCAGCATTGGGGGAGGAGCCCAGTACTGCCCCTGTCTCTACATTGTCCAG GTATTTGATAACACTCCAGCAGCCTTAGATGGCACCGTAGCAGCTGGTGATGAAATCACAGGAGTGAATGGGAAGTCCGTGAAAGGGAAGACCAAGGTGGAGGTGGCCAAGATGATACAGATGGTAAAG GGAGAAGTGACGATACACTACAACAAGCTTCAGGCCGACCCAAAGCAGGGCAAGTCTTTGGATATTG TATTAAAGAAGGTAAAGCATCGACTGGTAGAGAACATGAGCTCAGGGACAGCGGATGCCCTGGGATTAAGCCGGGCCATACTTTGCAATG ATGGACTAGTGAAGAGATTAGAGGAGCTGGAGAGGACTGCAGAGTTATACAAAG GCTTGACAGAGCACACCAAGAGTCTTCTCAGGGCTTTCTTTGAGCTATCTCAGACACACAGAG CTTTTGGAGACGTTTTCTCTGTCATTGGTGTACGGGAGCCTCAACCAGCTGCCAGTGAAGCCTTTGTGAAATTTGCTGATGCCCATCGCAATATTGAGAAGTTTGGGATTCACCTTCTGAAAACAATTAAGCCG ATGCTTACTGACTTGAATACGTATCTTAATAAAGCCATTCCTGACACAAGGCTGACTATCAAAAAATACCTGGATGTCAAGTTTGAATATTTG TCTTACTGCCTGAAAGTCAAAGAGATGGATGATGAAGAGTACAGCTGCATT GCTCTGGGTGAACCCCTCTACCGTGTCAGCACTGGGAACTATGAATACCGCCTTATCCTGCGTTGCCGGCAGGAGGCTCGAACACGCTTTGCCAAGATGAGGAAGGATGTGCTAGAGAAAATAGAGCTCCTGGACCAGAAACACG TGCAGGACATCGTGTTCCAGCTCCAGCGTTTTGTCTCCACAATGTCCAAGTACTACGACGACTGCTATGCCGTGCTCCGAGATGCGGACGTCTTTCCCATTGAGGTGGACCTTGCCCGCACTACTCTCAACTATGGGCAGAAGGACACGTACACAGATGGGGcggaagaagaagaaggaggaagcGAGAGAGAGGGTAGCGGGAAGGAGGACACAAATGGTGAAAAGCTCATTGATGGTGTCTGA
- the SLC16A8 gene encoding monocarboxylate transporter 3 — translation MGRPDPEEGQLPAAVKPPDGGWGWIVLFGCFVITGFSYAFPKAVSVYFKELMKDFHVGYSDTAWISSIMLAMLYGTGPVCSIMVNQFGCRPVMLIGGLLASSGMILASFTTNIIELYLTAGVLTGLGMALNFQPSLIMLGTYFDKRRPLANGLAAAGSPVFLSSLSPLGQVLLEKFGWRGGFLIMGGLLLNCCTCGAVMRPLDMGMKRKMEKAQDKYEAKEMLPIGGKSEEGISTADGIKKAKKAKKKPKKGKKLLDFSIFSNRGFIIYTISKFILVLGLFVPPILLVNYAKDTGVPDTEAAFLLSIIGFIDIFARPACGMVAGLKWVRPHVAYLFSFAMLFNGLTDICSARASNYTGLVIFCVFFGISYGMVGALQFEVLMAIVGSQKFSSAIGLVLLIEAFAVLIGPPSAGRLVDALKNYEVIFYLAGSEVVLSALFLAMATYCCLNRGKKKEPPPEKNLSRAGGSDTEEAESDVQEAEEHSSNNHQLSHSTDNAVVVASEEANHVAEEQSGEGGGCPEGDGEVSAQDGCNADQMVERDSF, via the exons AAAAGCCGTCAGTGTCTACTTCAAGGAGCTCATGAAAGATTTCCACGTGGGCTACAGTGATACAGCCTGGATCTCCTCCATCATGCTGGCCATGCTTTATGGGACAG gACCAGTATGCAGCATCATGGTGAACCAGTTTGGTTGCCGGCCTGTGATGCTCATCGGTGGGCTGCTAGCTTCCTCTGGGATGATCCTGGCATCTTTTACAACTAATATCATTGAGCTTTATCTGACAGCTGGCGTGCTGACAG GTCTGGGCATGGCGCTGAACTTCCAGCCTTCCCTGATCATGCTGGGCACCTACTTTGACAAGCGTCGGCCTCTTGCCAATGGACTGGCTGCCGCTGGAAGCCctgtcttcctttcctccctctctccactGGGGCAAGTGCTGCTGGAAAAGTTTGGTTGGCGAGGAGGGTTCCTTATCATGGGGGGCCTTCTGCTTAACTGCTGCACTTGTGGGGCAGTCATGAGACCCCTGGATATGGGCATGAAGCGGAAGATGGAGAAAGCTCAGGACAAATACGAAGCCAAGGAGATGCTGCCCATAGGAGGGAAATCAGAGGAGGGAATCAGCACAGCTGATGGAATCAAGAAAGCTAAAAAAGCCAAGAAGAAGCCcaagaaagggaagaagcttCTGGATTTTAGTATCTTTTCCAACCGAGGGTTTATCATTTATACCATTTCAAAGTTCATCCTGGTCTTGGGTCTCTTTGTGCCCCCCATATTGCTGGTCAACTACGCTAAGGACACAGGCGTACCAGACACAGAGGCTGCATTCTTGCTCTCCATCATTGGTTTCATAGACATCTTTGCTCGTCCAGCTTGTGGCATGGTGGCAGGGTTGAAGTGGGTCCGCCCTCACGTGGCATACCTCTTCAGCTTTGCTATGCTCTTCAATGGCTTGACAGACATCTGCAGTGCCAGGGCTAGCAATTACACAGGACTGGTCATCTTCTGCGTCTTTTTTGGCATCTCTTATGGCATGGTGGGTGCACTGCAGTTTGAGGTGCTGATGGCCATTGTTGGCTCCCAGAAGTTCTCCAGTGCCATTGGGCTGGTCCTACTTATCGAGGCTTTTGCTGTGCTCATCGGTCCACCCTCTGCAG GCCGCTTGGTCGATGCCCTCAAGAACTACGAGGTGATCTTCTACCTGGCGGGCTCAGAGGTGGTGCTATCTGCTCTCTTCCTGGCCATGGCCACCTACTGCTGCCTGAATcgggggaagaagaaggaaccTCCTCCAGAGAAGAACCTATCCAGGGCCGGCGGGAGTGACACTGAGGAAGCAGAGTCTGATgtgcaggaagcagaggagcacagcagcaacaaccACCAGCTGTCCCACAGCACCGACAATGCCGTGGTGGTGGCCAGTGAGGAGGCCAACCATGTGGCTGAGGAGCagagtggggagggaggtgggtgtCCCGAGGGGGACGGGGAGGTGTCCGCACAAGATGGCTGCAACGCTGACCAGATGGTGGAGAGGGACAGTTTTTAG
- the PICK1 gene encoding PRKCA-binding protein isoform X3 yields the protein MFADLDYDIEEDKLGIPTVPGTVTLKKDSQNLIGISIGGGAQYCPCLYIVQVFDNTPAALDGTVAAGDEITGVNGKSVKGKTKVEVAKMIQMVKGEVTIHYNKLQADPKQGKSLDIVLKKVKHRLVENMSSGTADALGLSRAILCNDGLVKRLEELERTAELYKGLTEHTKSLLRAFFELSQTHRAFGDVFSVIGVREPQPAASEAFVKFADAHRNIEKFGIHLLKTIKPMLTDLNTYLNKAIPDTRLTIKKYLDVKFEYLSYCLKVKEMDDEEYSCIALGEPLYRVSTGNYEYRLILRCRQEARTRFAKMRKDVLEKIELLDQKHVQDIVFQLQRFVSTMSKYYDDCYAVLRDADVFPIEVDLARTTLNYGQKDTYTDGAEEEEGGSEREGSGKEDTNGEKLIDGV from the exons ATGTTTGCGGATTTGGACTATGATATTGAGGAAGATAAGCT GGGGATCCCCACTGTACCTGGGACAGTGACTCTGAAGAAGGATTCCCAGAACCTGATTGGGATCAGCATTGGGGGAGGAGCCCAGTACTGCCCCTGTCTCTACATTGTCCAG GTATTTGATAACACTCCAGCAGCCTTAGATGGCACCGTAGCAGCTGGTGATGAAATCACAGGAGTGAATGGGAAGTCCGTGAAAGGGAAGACCAAGGTGGAGGTGGCCAAGATGATACAGATGGTAAAG GGAGAAGTGACGATACACTACAACAAGCTTCAGGCCGACCCAAAGCAGGGCAAGTCTTTGGATATTG TATTAAAGAAGGTAAAGCATCGACTGGTAGAGAACATGAGCTCAGGGACAGCGGATGCCCTGGGATTAAGCCGGGCCATACTTTGCAATG ATGGACTAGTGAAGAGATTAGAGGAGCTGGAGAGGACTGCAGAGTTATACAAAG GCTTGACAGAGCACACCAAGAGTCTTCTCAGGGCTTTCTTTGAGCTATCTCAGACACACAGAG CTTTTGGAGACGTTTTCTCTGTCATTGGTGTACGGGAGCCTCAACCAGCTGCCAGTGAAGCCTTTGTGAAATTTGCTGATGCCCATCGCAATATTGAGAAGTTTGGGATTCACCTTCTGAAAACAATTAAGCCG ATGCTTACTGACTTGAATACGTATCTTAATAAAGCCATTCCTGACACAAGGCTGACTATCAAAAAATACCTGGATGTCAAGTTTGAATATTTG TCTTACTGCCTGAAAGTCAAAGAGATGGATGATGAAGAGTACAGCTGCATT GCTCTGGGTGAACCCCTCTACCGTGTCAGCACTGGGAACTATGAATACCGCCTTATCCTGCGTTGCCGGCAGGAGGCTCGAACACGCTTTGCCAAGATGAGGAAGGATGTGCTAGAGAAAATAGAGCTCCTGGACCAGAAACACG TGCAGGACATCGTGTTCCAGCTCCAGCGTTTTGTCTCCACAATGTCCAAGTACTACGACGACTGCTATGCCGTGCTCCGAGATGCGGACGTCTTTCCCATTGAGGTGGACCTTGCCCGCACTACTCTCAACTATGGGCAGAAGGACACGTACACAGATGGGGcggaagaagaagaaggaggaagcGAGAGAGAGGGTAGCGGGAAGGAGGACACAAATGGTGAAAAGCTCATTGATGGTGTCTGA